From Staphylococcus delphini, one genomic window encodes:
- the pflB gene encoding formate C-acetyltransferase, protein MIKDTQTTHNAWEGFKTGRWTRHVDVREFIQLNFTGYQGDDSFLAGPTEATTKLWDQVMALSKEERERGGIWDMDTKVPSTILSHDAGYLDESLEQIVGVQTDKPFKRSMQPFGGIRMAKAACEAYGYELDKETEHIFTEYRKTHNQGVFDAYSKEMLACRKAGIITGLPDAYGRGRIIGDYRRVALYGVDFLMAEKQKDFNDLSSTMTEDVIRLREEVSEQYRSLNELKQLGERYGFDLSRPAENFKEAVQWLYLAYLAAIKEQNGAAMSLGRTSTFLDIYAERDLQAGTITETEVQEIIDHFIMKLRLVKFARTPDYNALFSGDPTWVTESIGGVGIDGRSMVTKNSFRFLHSLDNLGPAPEPNLTVLWSTRLPENFKRYCTKMSIKTSSIQYENDDLMRESYGDDYGIACCVSAMRIGKQMQFFGARANLAKTLLYAINGGKDEKSGAQVAPNFAPIQSEILDYDEVYRQFDEMMEWLAGVYINSLNVIHYMHDKYSYERIEMALHDTDVHRTMATGIAGLSVAADSLSAIKYGQVRTIRDENGLVVDFETTGDYPKYGNNDPRVDDIAVQLVESFMKKLRKHQTYRDSEHTMSVLTITSNVVYGKKTGNTPDGRKAGEPFAPGANPMHGRDDHGALASLSSVSKLPYDCCKDGISNTFSIVPKSLGKEEATQEQNLVSILDGYALQHGHHLNINVFNRETLLDAMEHPEEYPQLTVRVSGYAVNFIKLTREQQLDVISRTFHESM, encoded by the coding sequence ATGATTAAAGACACTCAAACTACACATAATGCATGGGAAGGTTTTAAAACTGGACGTTGGACACGCCATGTGGACGTTCGTGAATTCATACAATTAAACTTCACAGGTTATCAAGGCGACGACAGTTTTTTAGCCGGTCCAACTGAAGCAACGACGAAATTGTGGGATCAAGTGATGGCGTTATCGAAAGAAGAGCGTGAACGTGGTGGTATTTGGGATATGGATACAAAAGTGCCATCAACTATTTTATCTCATGATGCAGGTTACTTGGATGAATCATTAGAACAAATTGTTGGTGTGCAAACAGACAAACCATTCAAACGTTCGATGCAACCATTTGGCGGTATCCGTATGGCAAAAGCAGCATGTGAAGCGTACGGTTATGAATTAGATAAAGAAACAGAACACATTTTTACAGAGTATCGTAAAACACATAACCAAGGTGTATTCGATGCGTATTCAAAAGAAATGTTAGCATGTCGTAAAGCAGGGATTATTACAGGTTTACCAGATGCTTATGGCCGTGGTCGTATTATTGGAGATTATCGTCGTGTCGCATTATACGGTGTTGATTTCTTAATGGCAGAAAAACAAAAAGACTTCAATGACTTATCATCAACAATGACTGAAGATGTGATTCGTTTACGCGAAGAAGTGTCAGAGCAATATCGTTCATTAAACGAATTAAAACAACTTGGTGAACGTTACGGATTTGATTTAAGTCGTCCAGCTGAAAACTTTAAAGAAGCGGTACAATGGTTATACCTTGCTTATCTTGCTGCAATTAAAGAACAAAACGGAGCCGCAATGAGTCTAGGACGTACATCTACATTCTTAGACATTTATGCAGAACGTGACTTACAAGCAGGTACGATTACTGAAACAGAAGTACAAGAAATCATTGACCACTTCATCATGAAATTACGTTTAGTAAAATTTGCGCGTACACCTGACTACAATGCATTATTCTCAGGTGACCCGACTTGGGTAACAGAATCTATCGGTGGTGTGGGGATTGACGGACGCTCAATGGTAACGAAAAACTCATTCCGTTTCTTACATTCACTCGACAACTTAGGACCAGCACCAGAACCAAACTTGACAGTATTATGGTCAACACGTTTACCTGAAAACTTCAAACGCTACTGTACGAAAATGAGTATTAAAACAAGCTCAATTCAGTACGAAAATGATGACTTAATGCGTGAAAGCTACGGTGACGATTATGGTATTGCATGTTGTGTGTCTGCAATGCGTATCGGTAAACAAATGCAATTCTTCGGTGCACGTGCCAACTTAGCGAAGACATTATTGTATGCGATCAATGGTGGTAAAGACGAAAAATCAGGTGCTCAAGTTGCGCCAAACTTCGCTCCAATTCAATCTGAAATTTTAGATTACGATGAAGTGTACCGTCAATTTGATGAAATGATGGAATGGCTAGCAGGGGTTTACATCAACTCATTAAATGTCATTCACTACATGCACGATAAATACAGCTATGAACGTATCGAAATGGCACTTCATGATACAGATGTGCACCGTACAATGGCAACAGGTATTGCAGGTTTATCAGTTGCAGCGGACTCACTTTCTGCCATTAAATATGGTCAAGTTCGCACAATTCGCGATGAAAACGGACTCGTAGTTGACTTTGAAACAACAGGCGATTATCCAAAGTATGGTAACAACGATCCACGTGTAGACGACATCGCAGTGCAGTTAGTTGAAAGCTTCATGAAAAAATTACGTAAACATCAAACGTACCGTGACTCTGAACATACGATGAGTGTACTCACAATCACATCAAATGTTGTTTACGGTAAGAAAACAGGTAACACACCAGACGGACGTAAAGCAGGCGAACCATTTGCGCCAGGTGCGAACCCAATGCACGGACGCGATGATCACGGTGCACTGGCATCATTATCATCAGTATCAAAATTACCTTATGACTGCTGTAAAGACGGTATTTCTAACACATTTAGTATCGTACCAAAATCATTAGGTAAAGAAGAAGCAACACAAGAACAA